A portion of the Luteolibacter yonseiensis genome contains these proteins:
- a CDS encoding beta strand repeat-containing protein, whose amino-acid sequence MKQKPTYRNSSGHRRSSLLVLAASAAMTLGGAAADFTWTQSAPGDLDWNDSLNWNAGSVMAAPGTNADNLSFFADTATPLAAGASQIVTNVPSALTLRSLVLQGAGASAGASTEITIGTSASTWTMDRSDTGNVLITLEGTAGTAGLSYNVESNIVLVNDSLTIQGGGTAGFRFNGSLTRAGRALRKEGTSVATLSGAITGTSDFEVYAGTLNITGSLHTSAAAGKVVARGANSVLNLSGTGFAGSAGLGVEGTNSLFNITGALTVTGTTVFVAPDANQTGTLNITGGLVSASGKNIWLGSDGYNGASNNTGHGILNLSGGGLLDAGGTAGTFRIGGSRALSVGGTGTLNLEAGGALQINRAVGFGTNASSGTLNFNGGSFIAGGAGATISATSAGRINVRNGGAFINTGGFNIAITEELQHSAISGDNAIDGGLSKSGFGVLALATLNTYTGPTVIEGGILRFPKTTSLYSGNTADWTTANLNVMSSATIAFNVGGDGEFGDADITLLLANLASSSDFGDGMNDGAGIGFDTTNALSGFTLANNISDTAGPAGGSRSLVKLGANALTLTGNNTHTGGTTVHGGTLVIGNSNAIGSGVLTVATTAATTLVAGVDLTGADALSNDVVLSTATRIDGTHNLELRGTITRNNSALAKYGTGSLTLTGEAFSGTGDFETYAGTTYMTGTWGAGFSAGKVTARGATGGVLNWSGTGYAGGVYGVGAEEGGGVINITAGLLSSAATTSAVFIAPFAPNSSAINVSGGTLAVTGNGAIRIGAGGYNGATANGVSTMTVSGTGVFESGTTTGVFAVGSSVAGNTVGTGTLNLDPGGTVATNRIITSGSVASGTFNFNGGTFRANGTEASISLNAASGRANVRNGGAFIDSNGFDISLPQSLVHSNIEGDAAGDGGLAKNGTGKLTLLGTNTYTGPTQVNAGNLVIGHPDSIPNGAAGVTVAAGAGFGVHAANFTSGQIESIASKVVWSGTGTSSLVLDTQGGNVTVGADFAAGGYNLLATGGGTLTLSGDVSGVTVLTENGTQVIVSADVAITVNSFKVEEGTTPATRKAVISFTASGAVDIYASGDLQNWGTAIATGVSASPFIEDNLGQDKRFYILVPAGAPAP is encoded by the coding sequence ATGAAACAAAAACCCACCTATCGCAACTCCTCCGGACACCGCCGTTCCTCCCTGCTTGTTCTCGCCGCATCGGCCGCCATGACCCTCGGGGGCGCGGCGGCGGATTTCACCTGGACCCAGAGCGCGCCCGGTGACCTCGACTGGAACGATTCCCTGAATTGGAACGCCGGCTCGGTCATGGCCGCTCCGGGGACCAACGCCGACAATCTGTCATTTTTCGCTGATACGGCGACCCCGCTGGCGGCGGGAGCCAGCCAGATCGTCACCAACGTGCCGTCCGCGCTCACCCTGCGCTCGCTGGTCCTGCAGGGGGCCGGGGCCTCCGCGGGCGCGTCGACGGAAATCACCATCGGCACCTCCGCCAGCACGTGGACCATGGACCGTTCCGACACCGGAAACGTCCTCATCACCCTGGAAGGAACGGCCGGCACGGCAGGACTTTCCTACAACGTGGAATCCAACATCGTCCTGGTCAACGATTCGCTCACCATCCAGGGCGGCGGCACGGCGGGATTCCGCTTCAATGGCAGCCTGACACGTGCGGGCCGCGCGCTCCGCAAGGAAGGAACCAGCGTGGCGACCCTTTCCGGCGCCATCACCGGCACCTCGGATTTCGAAGTCTACGCCGGCACCCTCAACATCACCGGCAGCCTCCACACCTCCGCCGCCGCCGGCAAGGTCGTGGCGAGGGGCGCCAATTCCGTGCTGAACCTCAGTGGCACCGGGTTCGCGGGATCGGCCGGCCTCGGGGTGGAGGGAACCAACTCCCTGTTCAACATCACCGGCGCGCTGACGGTCACCGGTACGACCGTTTTCGTGGCACCGGACGCGAACCAGACCGGCACCCTCAACATCACCGGCGGCCTCGTGTCGGCCTCCGGGAAAAACATCTGGCTCGGATCCGATGGATACAACGGTGCTTCCAACAATACCGGGCATGGAATCCTGAACCTCTCCGGCGGCGGCCTGCTCGACGCCGGAGGCACGGCAGGCACCTTCCGCATCGGTGGCAGCCGGGCGCTGAGCGTCGGCGGCACCGGCACTCTCAATCTCGAGGCCGGTGGCGCCCTCCAGATCAACCGGGCCGTGGGGTTCGGCACCAACGCCTCCAGCGGCACCCTCAATTTCAACGGTGGAAGCTTCATCGCGGGCGGCGCGGGTGCCACGATTTCCGCGACAAGCGCCGGCCGGATCAATGTCCGCAACGGAGGAGCGTTCATCAATACGGGCGGTTTCAACATCGCGATCACCGAGGAACTCCAGCATTCCGCCATCTCCGGGGACAATGCGATCGATGGCGGCCTTTCCAAATCCGGCTTCGGAGTCCTGGCCCTGGCCACGCTCAATACCTACACCGGCCCGACCGTCATCGAGGGGGGCATCCTCAGGTTTCCCAAAACCACCAGCCTCTACTCCGGCAACACGGCGGATTGGACCACCGCCAATCTCAACGTGATGTCGTCCGCAACAATCGCTTTCAATGTCGGCGGAGATGGTGAGTTCGGCGATGCGGACATCACCCTGCTGCTCGCCAATCTCGCATCGAGTTCCGACTTCGGGGACGGCATGAATGATGGTGCCGGCATCGGATTCGACACCACCAACGCCCTCTCGGGGTTCACGCTCGCGAACAACATCTCGGACACCGCCGGCCCCGCCGGTGGCTCGCGGTCCCTGGTGAAACTCGGCGCCAACGCGCTCACCCTCACCGGAAACAACACCCACACCGGCGGCACCACGGTCCATGGCGGCACCCTGGTGATCGGAAATTCCAACGCCATCGGAAGCGGTGTGCTCACCGTCGCCACCACCGCCGCCACCACCCTGGTGGCGGGCGTCGATCTGACCGGTGCCGACGCGCTGTCGAATGATGTCGTTCTTTCCACCGCCACACGCATCGACGGGACGCACAATCTCGAACTCCGTGGCACCATCACCCGCAACAACTCCGCGTTGGCCAAATACGGCACGGGGAGCCTGACCCTCACCGGTGAGGCATTCAGCGGCACCGGCGACTTCGAAACCTACGCCGGCACCACCTACATGACGGGCACCTGGGGTGCGGGCTTTTCGGCCGGGAAGGTCACCGCACGCGGTGCCACCGGCGGCGTTCTCAACTGGTCCGGCACCGGTTACGCCGGCGGCGTGTATGGCGTGGGAGCCGAGGAAGGCGGAGGCGTCATCAACATCACCGCGGGCCTGCTGAGCAGCGCGGCCACCACCTCGGCCGTCTTCATCGCGCCGTTCGCCCCCAACTCCTCGGCGATCAACGTCAGCGGAGGCACCCTCGCGGTCACCGGCAACGGTGCGATCCGGATTGGTGCGGGCGGCTACAATGGAGCCACCGCCAACGGTGTCTCCACCATGACCGTCAGCGGAACCGGTGTGTTCGAGTCGGGCACGACCACCGGCGTCTTTGCCGTCGGCAGCAGCGTCGCGGGCAACACGGTCGGCACCGGCACTCTCAATCTCGATCCGGGCGGGACGGTGGCGACAAACCGGATCATCACTTCCGGATCGGTGGCCTCCGGCACATTCAACTTCAACGGTGGCACCTTCCGTGCGAACGGAACGGAAGCTTCCATCAGCCTCAACGCCGCTTCAGGGCGGGCCAACGTGCGCAATGGCGGTGCCTTCATCGACAGCAACGGATTTGATATCTCCCTCCCACAGTCGCTGGTCCATTCCAACATCGAGGGCGACGCCGCCGGCGATGGCGGTCTCGCCAAAAACGGAACCGGCAAGCTCACCCTTCTCGGGACGAACACCTATACCGGCCCGACACAGGTCAATGCCGGAAATCTGGTGATCGGTCACCCGGATTCCATTCCCAATGGGGCGGCCGGCGTCACCGTCGCGGCCGGTGCGGGATTCGGCGTCCATGCCGCCAATTTCACCAGCGGGCAAATCGAATCGATCGCCAGCAAGGTGGTCTGGAGCGGCACCGGCACCTCCAGTCTGGTGCTCGACACCCAGGGCGGCAACGTGACCGTCGGCGCGGATTTCGCCGCAGGCGGCTACAACCTCCTCGCCACGGGCGGAGGCACGCTCACACTGTCCGGCGACGTCTCGGGCGTCACCGTGCTTACCGAGAATGGCACCCAGGTCATCGTTTCGGCGGATGTCGCCATCACCGTGAATTCGTTCAAGGTGGAGGAAGGAACCACCCCTGCCACCAGGAAAGCGGTGATCTCCTTCACCGCCTCCGGAGCGGTGGACATCTATGCCTCCGGCGATCTCCAAAACTGGGGAACAGCCATCGCCACCGGAGTTTCGGCGTCACCCTTCATCGAGGACAATCTGGGTCAGGACAAGCGGTTCTACATCCTGGTTCCCGCAGGCGCGCCCGCTCCGTGA
- a CDS encoding LamG domain-containing protein, with protein sequence MMKNLKNSLISKSAVVGMTMGLTAVTNAGTVAYWRFEDGPLGQVAAGNNGEEAYNNTITDSSGNGNHLRTYATFTSPSYIAAVPGSTVPGTGASNAFSLDFAPNRDIYTGAGSSLPAASFTNFTIEAYVSFDSLGSWQTFIGRDDSGSPGQGAGPESLFYFQAMGDGSNKLRVQAMDSLNTIHNVSSISALSVNTWYHVAAVSNGTTMELYLDGVLQGSTSFTGGLYDPAQDTIWTIGRGQYGGNNGDFLDGKIDEVRFSDSALDSSLFLNVPEPGCFMLAVLGACVSFKRRR encoded by the coding sequence ATGATGAAAAATTTGAAAAACTCCCTGATCTCGAAATCGGCTGTGGTCGGGATGACGATGGGTCTCACCGCCGTGACAAACGCTGGCACTGTCGCTTACTGGCGGTTCGAAGACGGCCCTCTAGGACAAGTCGCCGCAGGCAACAACGGAGAAGAGGCATACAATAACACGATCACGGACAGTTCGGGAAACGGCAACCATCTGCGGACCTATGCCACCTTCACTTCCCCTTCCTACATTGCGGCGGTTCCCGGCTCGACCGTTCCCGGTACCGGCGCGTCGAACGCCTTCTCGCTGGATTTCGCTCCCAATCGGGACATTTACACCGGGGCGGGAAGCTCTTTGCCCGCGGCGTCCTTCACCAACTTCACGATCGAAGCCTATGTGAGCTTTGACAGTTTGGGATCATGGCAGACCTTCATCGGCCGGGACGACTCCGGCAGCCCGGGGCAGGGGGCGGGTCCGGAATCACTGTTCTACTTCCAAGCCATGGGCGATGGATCCAACAAGCTCAGGGTCCAAGCCATGGACTCGCTGAATACGATCCATAACGTGTCTTCCATTTCCGCATTGTCTGTGAACACATGGTATCATGTGGCGGCGGTTTCCAACGGGACCACGATGGAGCTATATCTCGATGGTGTCCTCCAGGGCAGCACAAGTTTCACGGGCGGCCTTTACGATCCGGCGCAGGATACGATCTGGACCATAGGACGCGGGCAGTATGGGGGCAACAACGGCGACTTCCTTGATGGAAAAATCGACGAAGTCAGGTTTTCCGACAGCGCGCTGGATTCTTCGCTGTTCCTCAATGTCCCTGAGCCAGGGTGTTTCATGCTCGCGGTGCTCGGGGCCTGTGTGTCATTCAAAAGGCGCCGCTGA
- a CDS encoding ATP-binding protein has translation MEDGHVTISRAAGSLTFPARFLLVSALNPCPCGYYGDLKRECRCSPRQIENYRQRISGPLLDRIDLHVEVPLVDFRDLSSDSNMGEKSETIRQRVVAAREIQQERFRKFSNSTNSAMGSRQVRQHCKLDAESNRYLEHAMEQMNFSARAHDRILKVARTLADLGGAPDIRPNDILEAIQYRSLDRKLFS, from the coding sequence TTGGAGGACGGCCATGTGACCATCTCGCGCGCCGCCGGTTCCCTCACCTTCCCCGCGAGGTTCCTCCTCGTCTCGGCGCTCAACCCCTGCCCTTGTGGCTACTATGGCGACCTCAAACGGGAGTGCCGTTGCTCGCCACGCCAGATCGAAAACTACCGCCAGCGCATTTCCGGACCGTTGTTAGACCGCATCGATCTCCACGTGGAGGTGCCGCTTGTCGATTTCCGCGACCTGTCGTCCGACTCGAACATGGGTGAAAAATCCGAAACCATCCGCCAGCGGGTGGTGGCGGCGAGGGAGATCCAGCAGGAGCGGTTCCGGAAATTCTCCAACTCCACCAACTCCGCGATGGGTTCCCGCCAGGTGCGGCAGCACTGCAAGCTCGACGCCGAGTCGAACCGCTACCTGGAACACGCCATGGAGCAGATGAACTTCTCCGCCCGCGCCCACGACCGCATCCTGAAAGTCGCCCGCACCCTGGCCGATCTCGGCGGCGCTCCCGACATCCGTCCGAACGACATCCTGGAAGCGATCCAATATCGATCGCTGGATCGGAAGTTGTTTTCCTAA
- a CDS encoding recombinase family protein, with product MNTRNQKSKKQELPVVEGPKRAYSYIRFSSKKQAKGSSLSRQLEKTRKYCRERGLLLDESMSYQDLGVSAWKGMNLDDRNGLGQLVAACQDGLIPPGSAIVVEAMDRISRQRPRRVSTLLGRFLDEFRVEIHLIGIEKVLLPDVPTAAEEGMDLMYIAMLASRAAEEQETKSDRLKAAFERKRRKVADGTKLMETKPGKMPWWIVYNGKSLESPPDRAEVVRSIYLWTADGVTAPEIARRLQASGIPTWRPVTKIWTSARVRDLVRSRAPEGILSETPKTAVSGLTYEVPGYYPKLVDADIAERARAAMTANRRQAGRPHEIRAEGERPINILRGLLRYEGHWCAHGTRANGTDGAMNGYFIVYLEELKKTLVSIPARLIEPTLLAGLVELKPADLVPPPDEVDPYVGKLASLKEELKKVEKVLESLADKVEQNPDIDTLLVRLREREADRKQLREEIGELSVKVKTRPSGTARETKELKSLIDADMRENAVRGRIAELLRSMIERIDFSYNPTAATGAVSLSLLQKQGLFIPDPLPASKRRKALSMIIHFRRGGRRAIVRLDPEKMAKIGRPDTLFSGRC from the coding sequence ATGAACACGCGAAACCAGAAAAGTAAAAAACAGGAATTACCGGTGGTTGAAGGACCAAAGCGTGCGTATTCCTACATTCGCTTTTCTTCGAAGAAACAGGCAAAAGGGTCCTCCCTGAGTCGTCAGTTGGAGAAAACACGGAAGTATTGCCGCGAACGTGGGCTGCTTCTTGATGAAAGCATGTCCTATCAGGATTTGGGAGTTTCTGCGTGGAAGGGTATGAATCTCGACGATCGGAATGGGCTCGGACAACTGGTCGCGGCGTGTCAGGATGGCCTCATTCCACCCGGGTCAGCGATTGTTGTAGAGGCGATGGACCGGATTTCTCGGCAGCGTCCACGGCGCGTGTCGACGTTGCTCGGTCGATTCCTCGACGAATTTCGTGTGGAGATCCATTTGATTGGTATCGAGAAGGTCCTCTTGCCGGATGTTCCAACGGCTGCAGAGGAAGGGATGGATCTTATGTATATTGCGATGCTTGCCAGCCGGGCAGCTGAAGAACAGGAGACCAAGTCGGACCGGCTCAAGGCTGCCTTTGAGAGAAAACGACGCAAGGTAGCAGATGGTACTAAACTGATGGAAACCAAACCTGGGAAAATGCCCTGGTGGATCGTTTATAACGGCAAATCACTTGAATCTCCACCGGACCGGGCGGAGGTGGTTCGATCGATCTATTTATGGACCGCAGATGGCGTCACCGCGCCCGAAATTGCCCGCCGGCTGCAGGCGTCTGGAATTCCAACATGGAGACCGGTGACGAAGATCTGGACTTCCGCTAGGGTCCGGGATCTTGTGAGGTCACGGGCACCCGAGGGTATTCTTTCTGAAACACCCAAGACAGCTGTTAGCGGTCTTACTTACGAAGTTCCGGGTTACTACCCTAAATTGGTAGACGCAGACATTGCTGAGCGTGCGCGTGCGGCGATGACAGCAAATCGGCGGCAGGCCGGAAGACCCCATGAGATTCGCGCTGAAGGAGAAAGGCCGATCAATATTCTCCGCGGACTGCTACGGTATGAGGGGCATTGGTGTGCCCATGGAACACGTGCCAACGGAACCGATGGTGCGATGAACGGATATTTCATCGTCTATCTGGAGGAGCTAAAAAAGACACTCGTATCGATTCCGGCAAGGTTGATCGAGCCGACCTTGCTTGCGGGCCTCGTCGAACTGAAACCCGCTGATCTTGTTCCGCCTCCGGATGAGGTAGATCCTTATGTGGGCAAACTCGCATCCTTGAAGGAGGAATTGAAGAAGGTTGAAAAGGTGTTGGAGAGCCTCGCCGACAAGGTTGAACAGAATCCCGATATCGATACACTGTTGGTCAGGCTCCGCGAGCGGGAAGCTGATCGTAAGCAGCTCAGGGAAGAAATCGGAGAGCTGTCTGTTAAAGTCAAAACGCGACCGTCCGGGACTGCGCGGGAGACGAAGGAACTGAAATCTTTGATCGATGCAGATATGCGTGAAAATGCAGTGCGTGGACGTATTGCCGAGTTGCTACGGTCTATGATCGAACGCATCGATTTTTCTTACAATCCGACAGCTGCAACCGGCGCTGTCAGCCTCTCATTGTTGCAAAAACAGGGGTTATTTATTCCCGATCCCCTGCCGGCGTCAAAACGGCGTAAGGCACTTTCGATGATCATCCATTTTCGCAGAGGCGGAAGGCGGGCGATCGTAAGGCTAGATCCCGAGAAAATGGCAAAGATCGGTCGCCCAGATACCCTTTTCTCCGGTCGCTGCTAA
- a CDS encoding AAA family ATPase has protein sequence MAQYKEKMILSPQQQHALKKLLPVARIATSGIRSGMSVLPRTHSLLIGPSGSGKSHLARRLGEQLGIPSLVINVAAWMIAGSRGDPWTISLIADWLDRLPGAGVLVLDEIDKLQSPSEWTRNVRLEIHDLLDGVLPVATKLPIESLPAESFPQGSGKDQKAELERTLRERVMIMGCGAWQSAWRGNARTLGFNSSKELFLPEPPTKEQILAEIDAELRQRFRDEIVLLSPMLPADYAHVAKDIARQIPQELIPAWNKEIGGVLRRAADGFLGMRAIEELLLKAMLLAGKGKEPDKSPEPQSLKPPRPEPSIW, from the coding sequence ATGGCTCAATACAAAGAAAAGATGATCCTTTCACCTCAGCAACAACACGCGCTCAAAAAACTCCTCCCGGTGGCGAGGATCGCCACTTCAGGAATCCGTTCCGGCATGTCCGTCCTACCCAGAACCCACAGCCTGCTGATCGGACCGTCCGGCAGCGGGAAATCGCATCTCGCACGTCGCCTTGGAGAACAACTTGGAATTCCATCTCTCGTCATCAATGTCGCGGCGTGGATGATCGCTGGCTCACGTGGCGACCCATGGACCATCTCACTGATCGCCGATTGGCTCGACCGGCTGCCGGGTGCTGGGGTTCTTGTGCTCGATGAGATTGATAAACTCCAGTCGCCCAGCGAGTGGACTCGAAATGTTCGGCTGGAGATCCATGACCTTCTGGACGGGGTGCTGCCAGTTGCCACGAAGCTGCCCATCGAATCACTTCCGGCTGAAAGCTTTCCCCAGGGTTCCGGCAAAGATCAGAAAGCGGAACTGGAGCGGACACTCCGGGAACGCGTCATGATCATGGGCTGTGGCGCTTGGCAATCCGCTTGGCGCGGCAACGCCCGGACTCTCGGATTCAACTCCTCAAAGGAATTATTTCTGCCAGAACCTCCAACCAAGGAACAAATCCTTGCTGAAATCGACGCCGAACTCAGGCAGCGATTCCGGGATGAAATCGTCCTCCTATCTCCCATGCTTCCCGCAGATTACGCCCACGTCGCCAAGGACATCGCCCGTCAGATCCCCCAAGAATTGATCCCAGCTTGGAACAAAGAAATTGGAGGTGTGCTCCGCCGTGCAGCTGATGGATTTCTAGGAATGCGGGCGATAGAGGAACTGCTGCTTAAAGCTATGTTGCTTGCGGGGAAAGGAAAAGAACCCGACAAAAGCCCGGAACCCCAATCGCTGAAACCACCCCGGCCCGAGCCATCGATCTGGTGA
- a CDS encoding JAB domain-containing protein, with the protein MRFIVKDFKAVQVETSPRLTFDSADTPEGIYRFYTGNITNDPAYEADKERVIVVTYNTRLQITGWNLVSLGGLAEATCHPREVFRPVIVRAAHGFVLVHNHPSGDPSPSCADTRITRAIKDAADLLKINLLDHVIIGAPAPGRTPYYSFREGGMI; encoded by the coding sequence ATGAGATTCATCGTTAAAGACTTTAAAGCTGTCCAAGTGGAAACCTCTCCTAGGCTCACATTCGACTCCGCTGACACTCCCGAAGGCATCTATCGATTCTACACGGGCAACATTACAAACGACCCTGCATACGAAGCCGATAAAGAGCGGGTGATTGTCGTCACCTACAACACCAGGCTGCAAATTACAGGGTGGAACCTCGTCTCCCTTGGTGGGCTCGCCGAGGCGACATGTCACCCACGGGAAGTATTTCGCCCGGTTATTGTCCGCGCTGCCCATGGATTTGTCCTTGTCCATAACCATCCCTCTGGCGATCCGTCACCAAGCTGCGCGGACACAAGAATCACGCGGGCTATCAAGGACGCCGCCGATCTTCTCAAAATCAATCTTCTCGACCACGTCATTATCGGCGCACCTGCACCGGGGCGAACTCCTTATTACTCATTCCGGGAAGGAGGGATGATTTGA
- a CDS encoding AAA family ATPase translates to MSSPAISSSHILPAAPFERLYDHLHFDTDLKKRLVSQIALTFLLRSKFSPGDLPVHGIILLHGPPGTGKTSVAKAVASKAASIIKGKKPMRLLEIDPHALTGSALGKSQKEVMKLFRETIVEEAAKGPLIVLLDEVETMAASRQKVSMEANPLDVHRATDAVLTGLDAIASTHPEIIFICTSNFQQALDEAFVSRTDFMTFVDVPGDAARHQIIDDTLKTLGSVWNEINALRTQPNLKKLVKASKGMDGRAICKRILLALSLDTSLASNPGTLTIGHLETVFSENPPQKS, encoded by the coding sequence GTGAGTTCCCCCGCTATATCATCGTCCCATATCCTCCCGGCCGCGCCTTTTGAACGCCTCTATGACCATCTTCATTTCGACACGGATTTGAAGAAGCGTTTGGTGTCCCAAATCGCTCTAACCTTCCTACTCCGATCGAAATTTTCTCCCGGAGACCTGCCTGTTCACGGCATAATTCTTCTTCATGGCCCTCCCGGTACAGGAAAGACCTCGGTTGCGAAGGCCGTGGCTTCCAAAGCTGCCAGTATCATCAAAGGGAAAAAGCCGATGCGGCTCCTTGAGATTGACCCGCATGCCTTGACCGGCTCCGCGCTCGGAAAAAGTCAGAAGGAAGTGATGAAGCTCTTCCGGGAAACAATTGTCGAAGAGGCAGCAAAAGGACCTCTGATTGTGCTTCTCGACGAGGTGGAAACCATGGCGGCCAGTCGCCAGAAGGTCAGTATGGAGGCTAACCCGCTCGATGTACATAGGGCAACCGACGCTGTTCTGACAGGTCTCGACGCAATTGCGTCCACGCATCCCGAGATCATTTTCATCTGTACCAGTAACTTTCAACAGGCGCTTGATGAGGCGTTCGTCTCTCGTACGGACTTCATGACTTTCGTGGATGTTCCAGGAGACGCCGCTCGTCATCAAATTATCGACGATACACTGAAAACCTTGGGTTCTGTGTGGAACGAGATCAATGCCCTGCGGACTCAGCCGAATCTGAAAAAGCTGGTAAAAGCGAGCAAGGGCATGGACGGCCGCGCCATTTGTAAGCGAATCCTGCTAGCCCTCTCCTTGGATACCTCGCTCGCGTCGAACCCCGGTACACTGACCATCGGTCACCTCGAAACCGTATTCTCCGAAAATCCCCCCCAAAAATCATGA
- a CDS encoding CBASS oligonucleotide cyclase — protein MTIEEAFQKFKSRLELTDGEQKDASKRQKRVREVMSENFHVEDDFLAGSYARHTKTKPLKDVDIFLALGSKERHRLDEPAKDLLEAVRVALVPEYGEDKVSIGRRCVQVRFGGDEDDDKVMSIDVVPAFTEGDNYKIADPQSEKDWAVTNPKTHAAKATACNKDFDLKWKPVVKMAKKWNEHKGKPIKPSFLIEVMAIELLKGPFSGGYPYELKALFAALEARISEIWNDPAGLGPPVSDRMDAAACQNARKVLAETGQSVDRAIYLAKTGNVGGALRIWRDEVFGSRFSIS, from the coding sequence ATGACAATCGAAGAAGCATTTCAGAAATTTAAGTCCCGTCTTGAACTTACCGACGGCGAGCAGAAGGACGCCAGCAAGCGGCAGAAGCGAGTTCGCGAGGTGATGTCAGAGAATTTTCACGTCGAGGACGACTTTCTCGCCGGTTCATATGCGAGGCATACGAAAACCAAGCCTCTCAAGGATGTGGATATTTTCTTGGCCCTCGGGAGCAAAGAACGCCACAGGCTCGACGAACCCGCAAAGGATCTGCTTGAGGCAGTGAGGGTTGCGCTGGTTCCAGAGTATGGAGAGGATAAAGTTTCCATTGGTCGCAGATGCGTTCAGGTCAGGTTCGGTGGTGATGAAGACGACGACAAGGTCATGAGCATCGATGTCGTTCCGGCCTTCACCGAAGGAGATAACTACAAGATTGCCGACCCTCAGAGCGAAAAGGATTGGGCCGTCACCAATCCTAAGACTCATGCGGCGAAAGCCACCGCCTGCAACAAGGATTTCGATCTCAAGTGGAAGCCTGTTGTCAAAATGGCCAAAAAGTGGAACGAGCACAAAGGCAAGCCCATCAAACCAAGTTTCCTCATCGAGGTGATGGCGATAGAACTCCTGAAGGGTCCATTTTCGGGCGGTTATCCCTATGAGCTGAAGGCGCTGTTTGCAGCACTGGAAGCCAGGATTTCGGAAATCTGGAATGATCCTGCCGGATTGGGGCCACCTGTGTCGGATAGAATGGATGCGGCCGCTTGTCAGAATGCTCGAAAGGTGCTTGCTGAAACTGGGCAGTCCGTAGATCGGGCTATTTATCTGGCGAAAACAGGGAACGTGGGCGGAGCACTACGGATCTGGCGTGACGAAGTTTTTGGAAGCCGATTCTCAATTTCCTGA
- a CDS encoding DUF6602 domain-containing protein produces the protein MAKKKTQTPPSLSELFEGYQKGLIANLGISRKLITHPVAKGDATELRWIKMLRTYLPTRYQVERAFVIDSDGTLSQQQDLVIFDRHFSLFIFEHEGVAYIPAESVYAVFEVKPEITPKYIGYAGDKAESVRRLKRTSGRIVQAGGDVHTPKPPPQILAGILALDCKWKEPMGANFKGYLQGLSANRALNLGCVARHGAFEITDATPTSFTWDVSRPDTAVMSFVLTLTRLLQKMGTVPAIQIEEYAKHL, from the coding sequence ATGGCCAAGAAAAAGACTCAAACTCCGCCTTCGCTCAGCGAGTTGTTCGAAGGCTATCAGAAGGGCCTGATCGCGAACCTCGGAATATCCCGTAAGCTGATCACCCATCCGGTAGCGAAAGGCGACGCCACGGAACTCCGGTGGATAAAAATGCTGAGAACCTATCTACCAACGCGGTATCAGGTTGAACGTGCCTTCGTGATCGACTCGGACGGAACCCTGAGTCAGCAGCAGGATCTGGTGATCTTCGACAGGCATTTTTCGCTTTTTATCTTCGAGCATGAAGGCGTTGCCTACATTCCTGCGGAAAGCGTCTATGCCGTGTTTGAGGTGAAGCCAGAAATCACTCCGAAATACATCGGTTACGCCGGTGACAAGGCAGAGAGCGTAAGAAGGCTCAAGAGGACCTCCGGGCGAATCGTCCAAGCTGGGGGTGATGTCCATACCCCTAAGCCGCCACCTCAGATTCTTGCCGGCATACTCGCCTTGGATTGCAAATGGAAGGAACCGATGGGGGCGAACTTTAAAGGATATCTCCAAGGGCTGAGTGCAAACAGAGCCTTAAACTTGGGCTGTGTGGCCAGGCACGGGGCTTTCGAAATCACTGATGCCACACCCACCTCCTTCACCTGGGATGTCAGTCGGCCCGACACTGCCGTCATGTCTTTCGTACTCACTCTCACCAGATTGCTCCAGAAGATGGGAACTGTGCCGGCGATTCAGATCGAAGAATATGCGAAACATCTCTAA